The DNA region TCGTTTAATCTTGTTATCGGTAGTCGAAAAACCTCCCGGAGAGGAAGAGTCTCAGCCGTCTGGGGCGATGAGTTCTGTCAATGCAGTAGCAGAATTGCTCAAAAATGCTCAACAATTGTTTTCCAGCAAAGGTATTGAAGCGGAAATCATCGAACGCGAGGGTATGCCTGCTTTTATGATTTGCGATGTGGCTGACGAAATTGATGCCGGTTTAATCATTATGGGCTGTCGCGGTATGGGCTTGAGTGAAGAAGGTGCGGCGGAAAGTGTTA from Oscillatoria salina IIICB1 includes:
- a CDS encoding universal stress protein — protein: MFKTVLFPIDQSREAREAVEVVIDIVQKYDSRLILLSVVEKPPGEEESQPSGAMSSVNAVAELLKNAQQLFSSKGIEAEIIEREGMPAFMICDVADEIDAGLIIMGCRGMGLSEEGAAESVTNRVINLSPCPVLIVP